From the genome of Altererythrobacter sp. BO-6:
GCCGAACTCGCTTCGCGGGATCCCGCAGGTCCGCGCGCTCGCCTCAACTGGTTGACTTTTCTTCTGCCGCCAGCTCGATCAGCACGGGCTCTTCCGGCAATAGCTCTGTCCCGGTCGCATCAGTCATCTCGGCGGGTGCGACTGTTGGGTTCGACGGGTAAGCGGTTCCATCGAATTTCAGCAGCGCATTGCCCGACGCGCCGCCGCCTCCGCCGATCGCCACGGTCAGGTCCTTCCAGCCGTTGCTGCGCGTTTCCAGCACGCTGACCGGCGTGCGCGACACGCTGATCTCGCCCACCTTGCGCCACATCGGCCCGGCGCCGGTCAGTACCAGCGTGTTGCAGCCGCCCGAGCCGCAGAAATAGGGCGTGACCAGGTGGACGATCGCTTCGTCAGCGCCATCGCCGTCGAGATCGTGCCACGCCAGTGCATACTTCAACGGAGCCGCATCGGGATATTCCTGCAGCAGGAAATGGCGAATGTCCTCTTCCGCATTGGCAGGTGCGGGTGACACCACCTCCGTTGCGGTTTCGGTCACCGGCGCCTCTTCTTCCGGCCGCGAACAGGCGGAAAGGGCGAAGGCAATGGCCGAAGCGGCAAGCAGGCGGTGCATGCGATTCTCCCTCAAACGCGTGAGCGGGCGGGATGATGACGGGCTGCCCGGCCTGTTTCAAGTCCATTACTTTCCACCGTCACGTGCAGGGGGCTTGCTTGCTTCCCGCGCATTCCTCCCTAAATTTCGACTCAGCAACGCAGCTGGCGACACCGCCAACGGCTACAACGCCAAAGGAGCGCATGGCACGTAAACCCGCCCATCCTTCGCCCCGCGACACCGGCTCTACGGTTTCGCCATTCCCCTCTGCCAAGCCGCGCCGGGCGCGGATCGACATGAGTTTTGACGACCAGTCGCTGCTGGGCGCGCTGTTCGGGCAGTTCGATGCCAACCTGGTCCAGGTCGAAAACAGGCTGGGTGTGTTCATTTCGGCACGCGGCGAGAAACTGCAGATCGAAGGGCCGGAAGACAGCGTGGCCCGCGCCCGTGACACGATCCAGGCAATGTATGACCGGCTGGCAATGGGGCAGGATCTGGACGCGGGCGCGATCGAATCGCTGATCGCCATGTCGAACGAGCCGGTGCTGGAAGGGATCATCAACGGCGAGCTCGATGCGCCGCCGATCATGATCCGCACGCGCCGCAAGACGATCGTGCCGCGCAGCGCCAACCAGATCCCTTACATGCGCCAGCTGGCGAAGGATGACATCATCTTTGCGCTCGGCCCGGCGGGCACCGGCAAGACCTATCTCGCGGTGGCGCAGGCGGTGGCGCAGCTGATCAGCGGCAGCGTGCAGCGCCTGATCCTGAGCCGCCCGGCGGTGGAGGCGGGCGAACGGCTCGGCTTCCTGCCCGGCGACATGAAGGAGAAGGTCGATCCGTATCTCCGCCCGCTTTATGACGCGCTGTATGATTGCATGCCGCCCGAACAGGTCGAGCGGCGGCTGGCATCGGGCGAGATCGAGATCGCGCCGATCGCCTTCATGCGCGGACGCACGCTGGCGGATAGCTTCATCATCCTCGACGAAGCGCAGAACACCACCCGCGAACAGATGAAGATGTTCCTCACCCGGTTCGGCCAGAACAGCCGCATGGTGGTGTGCGGCGACCCCAGGCAGGTCGATATTCCCGGCGGCGACCGGATGAGCGGGCTGGCCGATGCGGTCACCCGGCTGGAAGGCGTCGAAGGGATCGCGGTGACACGCTTTACCGCGGCAGACGTGGTGCGCCACCCGATCGTGGGCCGGATCGTCGAAGCTTACGAGGGGAAAGCGGAGTAGGGGGGCGAAAGGTCGGCTAACGACCCAAGTGCGGACGTTAGTTGCCTTTTCTAAGAGCAAAGAGTGACGTCGAAAGTCCGGTTTCGGGGATCAGTTCGATTGCGTCAGATAAGAGCGCAGCATTCGCTTTAACTCCTGAGACATCACGTCAGGTGAAGCTGGAATCCCAATTTCGTCAACAAACCACCGGTGGGTCAGCGCGTCTGCAGCATCAATCATTATCGTGGCTTTGAGGTCTGTATTCTCAATGCTTCCTTCCATCAGCCCTTTTACCAGCTGGATTGTTTGATTTCGGATTCCATCTACCCGGGCGCGCTGAATTGATGAAAGCGGGACCTCTCCCGAAAGAGCCCTGTGCAGTTTTGGATCATCGCAATGAATGTCGACAAAGCCTCGAACCAATAACTTAACTACCTTTTCGAGCGGCAATTCATCAGGCGCGTTCGCTGCGACCTCTGCCAGTCGTGCTTCACCGCTGGAGAGATGTCGGTCGATGATCACATCGACGATTGCTTCCTTGTTCGGAAAATACTCGTAGACCGAGCCAATCGACACACCCGCGATTCTGGCGATCGCGTTGGTATTGAGAGCGTCCCATCCATCATTTGCCAAAATCCGAGTAGCAGCCTCGATAATGGCTTCGACTGTGTTCTTCGAACGCGCCTGTCTTGCCTGTCTAACAGCCTTTCTTGGTCTGGGTCGTGCCGATCTTGAAGCCATACGAAACCCGAGTTTCATAATCTGAGCAAATATTCAATAATCTGCTTATGCAGAAGTTCTCAGATTTACCCTCCTGGGCAAACTACCGTCGGGTTCTTTCCGACGAATTTGGCATCAGTCTTGAGTTTGATCCGGTCGAGCACGCTATTCCGGTCCGAGGACACCTAATGCGGATGGATGAGTGGCCCGCAAACGGCGTATGCAAGGGAACCGTCATTCTCGTTCATGGCGGCGGTGGGAACGGACGCATCCTTGCGCCTCTGGCCGAGCCCATAGCTGAACTTGGATGGCGCGTATTGGCGCCAGACCTACCCGGCTTTGGCCTCACAAAACCATCTGTAAGCTTCGATTGGGATTATGCGGAATGGCCCGCGGTCATTGCGGAGATCACCAATGCCCAGCAAGGTCCAGTCGTTCTGATGGGCCTCTCGATGGGCGGAATGACTGCGGTCTTCGCGGCCCAAAAGTGTGACAGGATACAGGGCGTCATAGCTACCACTTTGCTCGATCTTTCCGATGAGGACCATTTTGTTCGGGCCGCACGTTGGCCGTGGCTCGGTCGTCTAAGCTTGCTCGGTATGTCCCTGACTCCATGGTTATTCGACCGTGTTTGGTTACCGCTTTCTCTTGCGACGCCTCTTCGCGAAATGAGCAGCAACACGCCAATGCAGAGATACTTCTCAAGCGATCCCATGATCGGCAAAAGCTGGAAGCCCGCGAGATTTTTCAGAACGGTCCACGCGTATAAGCCGAGTTCAATCAGGCTCAATTGCCCGCTCTTGCTCGTTCATCCCGGCGCAGATTTCTGGACACCAACGGAACTGAGCCTCGAAGTCTTTGAGCGGATCGATGCGCCAAAGGCATTTGTCGAGCTAAGCAATGGTTCGCATTTGCCATTAGAGAAGCCGGCCTATGGTGAGCTTGCGGAACAGATTGGCCAATTCCTGATGGCAATAGCTCAAGACACAGCTACGGGGCAGCCATAACTCCGGAGCGAATGACTGCTTCCCATCCATATCCGGACATAGCCCCGCCGCGATCACACTCCTTTCCTACCATTGCCATCCGCGCTAGGTGGCCTGGATGAGCCAGCCCCTGCCACGCCTGCAATGTCCCGCCTTTCTCGCGCTCTCCGCACCAAGCGCTTTTTCTTCGATTGAACCGTGTTCCATGTGTTCCATCCGTGCACCACATGCGACGAGTCGAGTGATTTGATGCAGCTTGATATCGAGATCGAAAACTGGCCTGCTGGCAATTGGGAGGCGCTGGCCATGCGCGCAGCTGAAGCCTGCGCAGGCGCCGCCCCCGAACTCGCCAACGCGCGCCTTTCCGCCAGCCTGCTGTTCACTTCGGACGAGGAAGTCCATGTCCTCAACCGCGAATGGCGGGGGAAGGACAAGCCGACCAATGTGCTGAGCTTTCCGATGCTGACGCGCGAGGAATTGCTCGAACTCG
Proteins encoded in this window:
- a CDS encoding TetR/AcrR family transcriptional regulator produces the protein MKLGFRMASRSARPRPRKAVRQARQARSKNTVEAIIEAATRILANDGWDALNTNAIARIAGVSIGSVYEYFPNKEAIVDVIIDRHLSSGEARLAEVAANAPDELPLEKVVKLLVRGFVDIHCDDPKLHRALSGEVPLSSIQRARVDGIRNQTIQLVKGLMEGSIENTDLKATIMIDAADALTHRWFVDEIGIPASPDVMSQELKRMLRSYLTQSN
- a CDS encoding alpha/beta hydrolase is translated as MQKFSDLPSWANYRRVLSDEFGISLEFDPVEHAIPVRGHLMRMDEWPANGVCKGTVILVHGGGGNGRILAPLAEPIAELGWRVLAPDLPGFGLTKPSVSFDWDYAEWPAVIAEITNAQQGPVVLMGLSMGGMTAVFAAQKCDRIQGVIATTLLDLSDEDHFVRAARWPWLGRLSLLGMSLTPWLFDRVWLPLSLATPLREMSSNTPMQRYFSSDPMIGKSWKPARFFRTVHAYKPSSIRLNCPLLLVHPGADFWTPTELSLEVFERIDAPKAFVELSNGSHLPLEKPAYGELAEQIGQFLMAIAQDTATGQP
- a CDS encoding PhoH family protein, with amino-acid sequence MSFDDQSLLGALFGQFDANLVQVENRLGVFISARGEKLQIEGPEDSVARARDTIQAMYDRLAMGQDLDAGAIESLIAMSNEPVLEGIINGELDAPPIMIRTRRKTIVPRSANQIPYMRQLAKDDIIFALGPAGTGKTYLAVAQAVAQLISGSVQRLILSRPAVEAGERLGFLPGDMKEKVDPYLRPLYDALYDCMPPEQVERRLASGEIEIAPIAFMRGRTLADSFIILDEAQNTTREQMKMFLTRFGQNSRMVVCGDPRQVDIPGGDRMSGLADAVTRLEGVEGIAVTRFTAADVVRHPIVGRIVEAYEGKAE